The DNA region ACAGACCCTTCACTcaagttataacttataacaaTCACAAAAGCTTGAACCTTTACAAACATATCATTCATTAGACCCTTCACTCAAGCTATAGTTATCACAAAAGCTTGAACCTTGATCCTTTCCTCAAGCTATAAGCCTATAACTATCACAAAAGCTTGAACCTTTACAACTATATCATTCATTAGACTACTTCAGTATCATTCACCGAAGCTTCCACGTGTACCTCATAAGCAGCGAGAATCTGAACGAAACGTAGCGAAGTAGATGAATCTTTCTTCGAATTGATCAGGTCCGGATGAGTCTCCTTGGCGAGTCTGCGAAACGACGCCTTGATCTCCGCGATCGAGCTGGTCTCGGAGACGCTCAAGATATCGTAGGCGTTCTCCACCGGAAACTCGGACCGATTCGACTCGGCCTCGCCGCCGAGAAACCGAGTTCTCCCTTGACTCGGGTTCAAGAGATAACGCGACGGTTCGCGGCCGTAATTCAGGTGAACTGGGAAACGCCGTCGTATCAGACCGGCGAGAGTCGTCATCTCCGTTCTCGTTAGGACAGAACACTACTCAGGTCGGAACGATAATGGTATGCCGAGGACACGTGGGATGTTTCCCGCCACGTCATCATGTGCTTATACAACAGTAAAAACGACAGCGTCTTTAATGAGATGAGATGAGCCTAATTAAATTAAATGGGCCTTCGGTTAATAATGGGCCTGGTCCCTCACGGATATCGACACCACTTAAATGATGAGGCAGTGGGTGTTATACGTGGTCGCATACTCACCATTACCTTCCACGGTTCCACCTAACGAGAACcatgcatttttttttattcttaattaaCCTAATCATTATTTAGTAATATAAacaatccaatttttttatcGTTTAAATGGTCATTTTACTATAAGAATATAAGAAGGACTGCATCCATCTATTTCCTTAATTGTTGTAATTACCCCAttgagattattttattttgaaataattttgtttcaacaTAGCACAAATTTACATGGgaacatttctttttcttttcacattCGTGTCCACACGTATCCAAAACCGTCATTTTGGATTATACGCGACTGATATTTATAAcgtatttgaaaacaaaataatcaatgtCTTTATGAAATTGAGTTGATACTTGAACTTCTTTTTAACCAATTAATTTGGTACTTTGCAAACATACAAACAAATATCTTCTTTTTGTCAAAACTCAAAAGCAAAGTTAGTAGTATATGTCAATTTAGCTgagcagaaaaataaaatatgtggtTTTTCTATACGTTACATTTATTGCAGCCTCTATACAtgccaaattaatatttgacTATTCAACAATCTGAGaagaattataattttttttacttgttttttAAACAACATTTTAAATTACCGAAACTAAAATTTTTACATGTATTCTGGCCGTTacaatctatttatataatctttttctttaaaccaaaaaaataagataGCCACCAACAGAGAGGCATCTTTAATAGAAGGAAACGAGAGAAGGTCTCTTGTACCTAGAGAGCGAGAAAGATGGGTGTTGTAGAGGAAGCTCACAACGTGAAAGTGATCGGCACAGGAACTCAAGCTACGATCGTATTAGGTCACGGGTTCGGCACGGACCAGTCAGTGTGGAAACACCTGGTCCCACATCTGCTGGAAGATTACCGCATCGTTCTCTACGACAACATGGGAGCCGGTACGACTAACCCAGACTACTTTGACTTCGATCGTTACTCAACTCTAGAAGGTTTCTCCTTTGATTTGATCGCAATCTTGGAAGATCTTCAAATCGAGTCTTGTATCTTTGTTGGTCACTCTGTTTCCGCCATGGTTGGTCTCTTGGCTTCTCTTAACCGACCTGACCTCTTCTCCAAAATCGTCATGATCTCTGCTTCCCCAAGGTATGATTATTACAGATTTGTCATCTAATGTTTCAAGTTCTTTTGTTTCTACGTCTCCGACCAAAGTACATATTGTTCCTTCTCTTGTCTgaaatttcatataatatttctGAAATAGTATTTAATTCAAAGATTTaccctcaaaaaaaaaaattaaaaaaattgaagttttgTACATTGTATGAACATATATGTTCCTTCTCTTGTCTGAATTATCATATTTCGTCTGAAAtaaagtatttaatttaaagatttatcctcaaaaaaaaaattgttttcttttgtgtgtAAATTGTATGGACATAGATGCTCCTTCTCTTGTCTGAATTatcatatttctaaaataaatatttaatttaaagatttatcctaaaaatgatttttttgtaaactgtaTGAACATATCTGTTCCTTCTCTTGTCtaaattatcatatattttctATGTAAATTCTGAATCATCatatttctcaaaaataaatatttattgttaaactaaaaattgaaattttaaaatgttttaaaggTACGTGAACGATGTTGATTACCAAGGTGGATTCGAGCAAGATGACTTAAACCAACTCTTCGAAGCGATGCGAAGCAACTACAAAGCGTGGTGCTTAGGTTTCGCACCACTAGCGGTAGGCGGCGACTTAGACTCAGTCGCGGTTCAAGAATTCAGCAGAACGCTCTTCAACATGCGTCCAGACATAGCTCTCTCCGTGGCTCAGACCATTTTCCAAAGTGACATGAGACAGATCTTACCTTTTGTAGCTGTCCCTTGTCACATCCTCCAAAGCGTTAAGGACTTAGCCGTACCAGTGGCAGTCTCTGAGTATCTTCACACCAATCTCGGATGTGAATCTGTTGTTGAGGTTATTCCTTCAGATGGTCATCTTCCTCAGCTTAGCTCGCCGGACTCTGTTATTCCTGTGCTCCTCCGTCACATTCGTAATGACATCGCTGTCTGATTGGTGGGGAAGtgcatttttaattaaattaatggaaaattaaatatttgatgtgATATGTCTGTCTATTGAGAATATACGGTCTCGGTGTCGTTTAGTTCTTGGATTATATTTGCTCGTTGTCGTTGTTGATCTTATCTTTGTTTAAGGAAAAGACTTTTGTCTTTTGTGTTTAAGGAAAAGTCTTCGTTGTCAGCTCTGCTGCTCGACCTCACTATCGCTGTTCTTGTATAATGTCCATGTAAAAGTTTTATTCTTATAGACGATGAGAACATGATTACCAGCGATTAGCATTGAGTTTTTCTCATTGAGTTTGTAATTACACAATAAGGCACTTTTAAACATGGATAGTATGTCCAACGGTTTGGAATCTCATCTAAGGTTTTCAgcaatatgaaataataattttaagctaattacataatttagtttaattttaatattttacagaaaatatcaataatattaTGGCATCTGTCCACATAGGTTTTATTTGGATAAAACATTCCCACAGAAGGTTGCTGCTTGGGATAAGAAATGTTTCCAGTGTTGTCGACTTAGACACCCATACTTTTGATGAAGAATTTTTATCTTTAACTACTATTTCAGTATTGAAGAACATGTGCATATCTCCAACAATTGTTTGTATCAATGAGGAGCCAGATACTCCTCCCTTGGAATCAGCCTCAACATTGCAGGGTACAATTTCTACAGCCAAGGAATCATCGAGTATGGTTCTAAGGGATTGTGGCAGCAACGACTTGTGTCATTTGGTTTCAAATCAGTTTGTCTTTTTAGCATCTTTGGAAGGAGAAGAGGATGATCAATTGGATATGGACAGTTGTACATATTCAATAGATCTCATGACTCCCTCAAGAAAAAGAATGCTGTGGGAAAGACCGGTAAAACCAACAGCTAAAGCTAGGGAGTCACAAATGCAATCAACATCACATGGATGAGGTAACAGAGGAAGAGGTAGCCAGGAAGATACTAGCACTATCCGTCTTTCTAAAAGTCAATCAATGCAAGTGCAAAGATTTTTTTATGGATCATGTAATGATCATTTCACTATGTACCATTTCCTAAACTCTATGACTTCGGTCATACCAAGTTGTAAcccatattttcaaataaaagctctctgttaaaaaaaaattatatgtaaatatatagatatttttttgttatacataACTCAAAAAGTGTTGGTGAATGTAATTTTCTCTTAGAATCAGATTATATAACATGctattaatttttaatgaaGACGCGATGAGTGAATTGACGGTCCCACTGAAATTTTGAAACCAGCTTGTTATCGTCTTTGAAAACTAATCCCAAATGTGAAGACGACCAGAAGACATCTTAAAGAAAATGCATTGAGGTAACAAAAGAGGGAGTATATAATCATTATAAATAAGCAGAACGTAGATTCCAATTTATTCGAGGTACATTTCATATATGGCTTTCACACACCATCTCAATGAGCCTGAAGTTTATTCATAATAGGCCGAGAACGACATAAGACTCGTAAAGGCTTTTTCTTACGCATCGCCATCCCCGTACTCTCTGTCATGTCTATCTCTTCTCCGTTGACTTTTTCCCAGTCAAAGCATTGTATTAATGACCCTAATGCCAATGTCACTATCCTCTGCGCTAAACCGGCTCCGGGACACGCTCTCCGTCCATTCCCAAACGGCATCAGCTTATGAacgtcttcttctccttctccaacaTTAAACCTTTCCGGTTTGAACTTCTCCGGCTCATTCCAGAGATTTGGATCTCTGTGTATAGCCCACGCGTTCACCATGACCATCGTGCCACGTGGAATGTCGTACCCTCCGACTTTGATATCTTCATTCGTCAATCTTGGCACTAAAAGCGGCGCTGTAGGGTATAGCCGGAATGTTTCGGACACGATATTTTGAAGGTAAGGTAGGTTTGGTAAGTCTGGTTCATCGATCAAACGGTCTTGCCCGATTTTCTCGTCGATCTCTAGTCTTGCTTTTTCTAGTGTATCTGGATGGTTTAGCAAACACGCCATCGCCCATTCTAGAGTTACGGCAGAGGTTTCTGTTCCAGCAATCATCATGCCCTATTTCACACATAATTAACAAAGTTTAATATAAATAgctgtttatttaattttgatgtACCTGAAcaagattaaatttaaaattacagaATTGGAACTGTGCcatttattaatttacatatttgctaatttaaaaattgttttctaGATTTATACAtacttttaaatgtttttaataaataaataaataattttttttgcatcataattcttttctctttttttttgaacaccctTTTCTATTTCTTGTTAATTAATTGTTTAGCGTATTAATGCACTAAAGATATATTCCAGAATATAAATGTACTATTTATTGTGTTTATTAATTCATGAAATTTTAGGGTATACCACATACCAAAAATTCGGTTTGAAAATAGATTCCTTACCATTTTAAAAAATCCAAGTAGTAACACACAAATAATAAGCGAAATCAATGTAATATGCTGGCTCTTGTATAGAATGAGTGTTCAAGAGATGCGTTAGCACTTACCAGCATCAAGCCTTTGATAGTGACGTCAGTGTAATACTCTGGCTCTTGTTGTTGTAAAGAGAGCAAGTGATTAACCATTGTGTTACCGTCTTTGTCTCTTCTACACTCATCAAGCAAACGCTGCAAGATCTCATCCATGGCTTCTCCAACAGCTTTCACTTTCTTCTCAAAGCTCCCTCCGAAAATCTTGAGGAAAGGCAAGTAATCTCCGGGGTGCCTCGCGCCGCTGCTGTCGTTAACATCACCTACAAGTTTCTTAAAAAGATTCGCTTCTTCCTCATTATGGACTTCGTCTCCGTAATATCTCTTCCCTGTGACCATCCTCACGATGTTGTTGAACGTTAGGTCAGACAACAGAGGCTCTAGGTCGAACTCTTTGTTGACGACCTCACGTGAGAGTCTCGTGAGCATACGTTGGATTTCGTCTTTGCGTATATAGAGGAAGTTGGTGAGACGGTTGGAGGAGAGGATTTCTAAGGAGCAGATACGGCGGAGGTTACGCCAGTGGTCGCCGTAAGGAGCAGTTCCAACGGTTGTGTAGTTGTATGCGACGTGTTTTGCGGTTAAGAAACAAGGCCGGTTTGATAAGAGGATGTCGTTTTGGCCCGTGAAGCATTCTGTTGCGAGTGAGGAGGAGGATATCACGACTGTGCGGCGGTAGCCAACTCGGAGGGAGAAGATTGGGCCGTAGGTACTTGAGAGGCGGTTGAAGAGACGGTGTACCGGCGGTTTGATGAGGAGGTGGTGGCCGATGATGGGGAGAGCGTAAGGCGGAGATGGAGGGAGGTTGAGACGTTGCTTTTTGGACGTGAAGATGAATTTGTAAGCTACTAGAAAGAGAGCTAAAGAGAGAAGAATAAACACATAGTaaaacatatttgattatttgttttgttttcctcTAAGGAGTTTGTTGGTGATATATGTCGTGGAAATAATCAGACTGGTACACTTTATATAGAATAAGACTGGATCTGGTTAATGTATTTGTATTTTCCACGCTAtaattatttattctaataATGGGAATATTACAcgtgttttgtttcattttaaactCGAAAAGGTGTTAAATCAGATATAGACAAAATAACTACCACGATTTAATAATGAAGATATTGGTTTTACTCCTTCCGAAACAAAAATATTGGTTGTATACTCTTTTTTGTTCTTGGTCCGGTATGAAAAGTTAAGTATCTTAGACCATCACTATTGGTCATCCCTTAAGGGATGCCTTAAGGAGGGGAGGGACCACAAATCACTAAGACCAAGGGGAATAAAAGGGAAAAAGCCCCTAAACAAGGGATGTCCCTTGTATTAATCtgaccacaaaaaaaaaaaaaaaaaaaaaaacaaagttaaggGATTTGCTCTTGGGGAtgaccaataatgatgctcttatgTCTTAAGTCCGTTCCTTAAGCATTTTTGGgcctgaaaataaataaaaaatggtaAGAAATTTTGAGAACGTGGTTTAGCTAAGGATCTTTTATCTCGTTCTTTACTTGCCAGCTGTCACGACGATTGCGCGTCTAGGGCGAAGACCACCATTTGGTTTATAAATCGAATTCATCTTCTCCCCTTTGCTCTCTCGACGGCGAAACAATATGCGACCATAACTCAGACGATTTCATCTCGAAGGTCGATATCCTCGCCG from Raphanus sativus cultivar WK10039 chromosome 8, ASM80110v3, whole genome shotgun sequence includes:
- the LOC108819177 gene encoding probable esterase KAI2; this translates as MGVVEEAHNVKVIGTGTQATIVLGHGFGTDQSVWKHLVPHLLEDYRIVLYDNMGAGTTNPDYFDFDRYSTLEGFSFDLIAILEDLQIESCIFVGHSVSAMVGLLASLNRPDLFSKIVMISASPRYVNDVDYQGGFEQDDLNQLFEAMRSNYKAWCLGFAPLAVGGDLDSVAVQEFSRTLFNMRPDIALSVAQTIFQSDMRQILPFVAVPCHILQSVKDLAVPVAVSEYLHTNLGCESVVEVIPSDGHLPQLSSPDSVIPVLLRHIRNDIAV
- the LOC108820841 gene encoding cytochrome P450 81F3-like, with protein sequence MFYYVFILLSLALFLVAYKFIFTSKKQRLNLPPSPPYALPIIGHHLLIKPPVHRLFNRLSSTYGPIFSLRVGYRRTVVISSSSLATECFTGQNDILLSNRPCFLTAKHVAYNYTTVGTAPYGDHWRNLRRICSLEILSSNRLTNFLYIRKDEIQRMLTRLSREVVNKEFDLEPLLSDLTFNNIVRMVTGKRYYGDEVHNEEEANLFKKLVGDVNDSSGARHPGDYLPFLKIFGGSFEKKVKAVGEAMDEILQRLLDECRRDKDGNTMVNHLLSLQQQEPEYYTDVTIKGLMLGMMIAGTETSAVTLEWAMACLLNHPDTLEKARLEIDEKIGQDRLIDEPDLPNLPYLQNIVSETFRLYPTAPLLVPRLTNEDIKVGGYDIPRGTMVMVNAWAIHRDPNLWNEPEKFKPERFNVGEGEEDVHKLMPFGNGRRACPGAGLAQRIVTLALGSLIQCFDWEKVNGEEIDMTESTGMAMRKKKPLRVLCRSRPIMNKLQAH